In the genome of Ovis canadensis isolate MfBH-ARS-UI-01 breed Bighorn chromosome 21, ARS-UI_OviCan_v2, whole genome shotgun sequence, the window gatagtagtctcttatgatcctttgtatttctgtgttgtctgttgtgatctctccattttcatttctaattttattgatttgatttttctctctttgcttcttgatgagtatggctaatgttttgtcaattttatttatcctttcaaagaaccagcttttggctttgttgatttttgctatggtctcttttgtttcttttgcatttaattctgccctaatttttaagatttctttccttctactaactctggggttctccaattcttccttttctagttgctttagttgtagagttaggttgtttatttgacttttttcttgtttcttgaggtatgcctgtattgctatgaactttcctcttagcactgcttttatagtgtcccacaggttttgggttgttgtgttttcattttcatttgtttctatgcatattttgatttcttttttgatttcttctgtgatttgttggttattcagaagtgtgttgttcaacctccatatgttggaatttttaatagtttttctcctgtaattgagatctaatcttaatgcattatggtcagaaaagatgcttggaatgatttcaatttttttgaatttatcaagtttagatttatggcccaggatgtgatctatcttggagaaggttccatgagcacttgaaaaaaaaggtgaaattcattgctttGGGGTGAAAACAATGTCCTATAGatgtcaattaggtctaactgatctaatgtatcatttaaagtttgcatttctttgttaaattttctgtttagttgatctgtccataggtgtgagtggggtgttaaagtctcccactattattgtgttattgttgatttccttgcagatgacatgatcctctacatggaaaaccctaaagactccaccagaaaattactagagctcatcaatgaatatagtaaagttgcaggatataaaatcaacacacagaaatctcttgcattcctatacacgaataatgagaaactagaaaaagaaattaaggaaacaaatccattcaccattgcaacgaaaagaataaaatacttaggaatatatctacctaaagaaactaaagacctatatatagaaaactataaaacactaatgaaagaaatcaaagaggacactaataggtggagaaatataccatgttcatggatcagaggaatcaatatagtgaaaatgagtatactacccaaatcaatttacaaattcaatgcaatccctatcaagctaccaacagtatttttcacagagctagaacaaataatttcaagatttgtatggaaatacaaaaaacctcgaattgccaaagcaatcttgagaaagaagaatggaactggaagaatcaacttgcctgacttcaggctctactacaaagccacagtcatcaaaacagtatggtactggcacaaagacagacatatagatcaatggaacaaaatagaaagcccagagataaatccacacacatatggacaccttatctttgacaaaggaggcaagaatatacaatggagtaaagacaatctctttaacaagtggtgctgggaaaactggtcaaccacttgtaaaagaatgaaactagatcactttctaacaccacacacaaaaataaactcaaaatggattaaagatctaaatgtaagatcagaaactataaaactcctagaggagaacataggcaaaacactctcagacgtaaatcacagcaggatcctctatgatccacatcccagaattctggaaataaaagcaaaaataaacaaatgggatctaattaaaattaaaagcttctgcacaacaaaggaaaatataagcaaggtgaaaagacagccttctgaatgggagaaaataatagcaaatgaagcaactgacaaacaactaatctcaaaaatatacaagcaactcctgcagctcaagtccagaaaaataaacaacccaatcaaaaaatgggccaaagaactaaatagacatttctccaaagaagacatacagatggctaacaaacacatgaaaagatgctcaacatcactcattattagagaaatgcaaatcaagaccacaatgaggtaccacttcacaccagtcagaatggctgtgatccaaaaatctgcaagcaataaatgctggagagggtgtggagaaaagggaaccctcctacactgttggtgggaatgcaaactagtacagccactatggagaacagtgtggagattcctttagaagctggaaatagaactgccttatgacccaggaatcccacagctgggcatacacaccaaggaaaccagaattgaaagagacacatgtaccccaatgttcatcacagcactgtttataatagccaggacatggaaacaacctagatgtccatcagcagatgaatggataagaaagcgatggtacatatacacaatggagtattactcagctgttaaaaagaattcatttgaatcagttctgatgagatggatgaaactagagccgattatatagagtgaagtaagccagaaagaaaaacaccaatacagtatactaacacatatatatggaatttagaaagatggcaatgacgaccctgtatgcaagacagcaaaaaagacacagatgtgtataacggacttttggactcagagggagagggagagggtgggatgatttgggagaatgacattctaacatgtatactatcatgtaagaatcgaattgccagtctatgtctgactcaggatacagcatgctttgggctggtgcatggggatgacccagagagatgttatggggagggaggagggaggggggttcatgtttgggaatgcatgtaagaattaaagattttaaaatttaaaaaataaaaaactttaaaaaaaactaaaaaaaaaaaagattttaaaatttaaaaaaaaagaagaatacctaacacattaaaaaaaagatttatggACTATGAATTACACATACAGTTCTATGCAGATGGACAgaatttcagaataaaattcGTTTCCTAAATCCCATGACCACTTTCCACAAACAACCTCTTATTTGTTGGCTGTGCATTGCTGAAGTATGTCCTAATGACATGATTCTGGATTCCTTTCTCATCCATGTCCTGtccttttgatttaaaaaagaacaccCCAAATTCAGttctcttaatttttaagaataagtAACTCCCTATTTGAGTCAATCCTCTCAACAATATACTAATCCAAAAGGCATTCCTTTCCCACCCAAAGAAAACCATGAAACACTCTGCctaaactaaaaaacaacaaaagcaacacaTAACATGTAGGAAATTCATGTATCCCCCTTGAAAAAAATACAGTCaatcttcaaattaaaaatattttctcatagtaTGATCTTAATGAAACAAATAGAATAGAGCAAAATGTATGTAAGTACAAAAGTCGTAGACTTGAAATTAGAAGACTAACAGTTAAGTCTAGATTTTTTTATGAAGCTGGGAATTTAAATCATTAACCATTCTGAACTTTATTTTaccatttatgaaataaatatatttatgtgatcTGACATGTAATACTTTCActgtaaaaagtaaaaagaaaacacttggcAAAAGCTGCTTGCAAATATTTAGAGATGCAAACTGAATTATAATCTAAGCCTTTATAGTCTCTGGCATTTAAAGGAGACATGGTCTTCCCAGTCAGAAAATGGAAGGACAGGAGGGAAACAGTATCTAATTCATGCTTCTGACAGCAAGTGGAGAATAAGCGCAACTCCAATGGAATAACGTTACAATAGTGCTagctagcggagaaggcaatggcaacccactccagtactcttgcctggaaaatcccatagacggaggagcctggtaggctgcagtccatggggtcgctaggagtcggacacgactcagcgacttcactttcccttttcactctcatgcattggagaaggaaatggcaaccccctccagtattcttgcctggagaatcccagggacgtgggagcctggtgggcagccgtctatggggttgcacagagtcggacacgactgaagcgacttagcaacagcagcatcagTGCTATCTAGTTCACTTTGATCACTGATCTCTTATTTTATCAAAAGTATCTCAAATTTGGTCACTTGGagaccattttctttttctagtaaaaattaaaagttggaAATGACAAAAAATAACAGAGATACTACATATCTCTTTTAAAGTTAtcaaaaaacagtgaaaaaaaagtgaaaaaagatagTATGCAAATAGGGAAAAAGAAATCCCAgactaaaaaactggaaatatagtATGGAGAAAACTCTCAAATTTTCTTAATCATGTTAAGAGAAAAATCATATAGGAATAGGCTGAAACTAAAAGCAATTAATCACACAGAATCTCCTTGTCCTGTAACCATATGCACAGACATAATTTCTGATCTAAACTTTCCCATCCTCAAAGTTTTACTCAGAGCAAGCTTAACATCTTTGTTCCTCAAGCTGTAAATTAAGGGATTCATCATGGGAACCACATTCGTGTAAAAGACAGAGGATATTTTCCCATCATCCACAGACACAGAAGATGGTTTGAGATACATAAATGCACTTGatccaaagaacagaaaaacagcAATGATGTGTGAACTGCAGGTGCTGAAGGCTTTGGACCTGCCCTCTGTGGAGCTGATGTGGAGGATGTTGGTGAGGATGAGACCATAAGAGACAAAGATGGTGAGACTGGTCACAATGATGTTGATGCCTCCCATAATGAACACTTCTAGTTCAAGGATGTGGGTACTTGTGCATGAGAGCTGGAGCAGAGGGTAGATGTCACACAAATAATGGCTGATGGTGTCTGCATCACAGGTCAGTCTCAGCATGCACGTAATAAGGGTCGTGGCATCCAAAACTGCCATCAAGTAGGAACCAAGCATAAGGCTGGAACACACTTTAGGGGACATGGCAATGTTATACAACAGTGGGCTATAATAGCAATCATAGGCCATTGATGTCAGCACATAACATTCAGAAAtaccaaaaaaactaaaaaagtaaaGCTGGGTCATGCATCCTATGTAAGAAATAATCTTCTTTGTTATGATGTTAATCAGCATTTTGGGTGTAAACACAGAAGAATAACAGAGATCTATGAAGGAcaagttaaagaggaaaaaatacatgGGGGTGTGTAGGTGTGAACTCAGCCCAATTAGGATGATCAAGCTCAAATTTCCCATCACAGTGGCCATATACATTActagaaacaggaaaaagagggGAAGCTGGAGATCTGGTTGGTCTGTTAATCCCAGCAAAATAAACTGAGTCATGAAAGAGCCATTCCCCAGAGCCATTCTTCCCTAAAGGAATCCAAGAACATAGGAGAAAAGGGTCACATAGAGGAAAAACAGGGTTTTGCATAACATCTCCTATACAAGATAGTGTATGTGCTGGGATGACTATGAGTACCCTGTCCTGCACTCATGGAACTTCCTTATCATTATCATGGGAATGAGTTTCAGAAACTTTcccttataaattttttaaactaagtaGCAAAAAGCATATGAAACGAGTCTCCAggccaggttcaatgcatgatactggatgctcggggctggtgcactgggacgacccagagggatggtatggggagggaggtgggaggggggttcaggatagggaacacgtgtatacctgtggcagatacatgttgatgtatggcaaaaccaatacaataatgtaaagtaattaacctccaattaaaataaataaattcatttttaaaaaaataaaatatgatataaattttaaaaaagcctatGGAGTGAAGGGAACTACATATGCAAAGATAAGTACTGGAAAAAAACGAAGgattatgaaaaagaattttgaatgaaaatagaatttttattgccttttctCACAATTTCTTCATTCACTTGATCTTCCCCTCACCAGTAAATTTAGAGGCAGTAATCCCAAAAGCCTAGtgctcacctgcaatgcagataaGATTTTACAGGGTAGGAACCAAGAAGATTatctctacattaaaaaaaaaaaaaaaaaaaaggcggtgGGGAGCGAGGGGACCAcagtctcagagaggttaagttaacTCACCATGTCACAAAGTAAAACTTATAAATCTAGAAGAATGAATGTTCCATCCATGGAGAAGGAACTTACTGAGAAACTGCATCACCTGTGTCCCTTAGTAATTCTAATATTCCTGCTCTCTCTTCAAATAGATTTCCCAGCAAGATTCAGCTGAATCTCAGGACAGCAAAAACAGGAAATGAACTGTCATATCAGAGGTCCTCATTCTCCATCTCCAACTAAGGAAACGTGAATATAAATGAAGTTCAGAAATTTACCCTCTTTTAAGCTAGAATATCCCCAGGGTCCCTTCTTATTGTTTTTAATCCCCCTGGTCCTTGAAGGGTAATTTCAGGTTCTGAGGCTTTAATTTCTTTGATTCTAACAAAATGTCACCTGTAATTAATTTCTGATATGCCCTCGGAAGCTTTCCTGAACTACAGATCATAATCTTGATCATGACTTTGAGTCCTATCAAACTGCAAAACACAATAAACAGCctctattattatcattttagccATGCAGTAAGCCATAAAGCATTTAATGTGAGTGTAATGGTATAAGGCACTCAGTTATAGATGGCAGCAGCTTGTTCACTCTCTTCCCCAGGGAACAGTTTCTACATGTAATAGGAACTAAGAGGATTGTATTTAAAATCTGTCTTTTAGTTCCTTATAGACTCAATCTTTTACTCAAGTTTTCCCTTCACTGTAGAGATTTTCATCATCCAAGGAAGAGCCCAAATTAACTTCCATTTCCCATCAGCAAGATGGCAAAACAGGAAATGCTAGAATCTCCTTCTCTGCATGAACACAAAAGCAATTTATGTACAGATTCCCTTTGTAAGAAATCCAAAACTAGATTAAGAGGATCCTGCACACTGATCAAGTATGATACCAGTCATGTtgaatctatttaaaaaattcaagataCATCTTGCCATGTAGCTGTGGTGGTTCAAAACCATGTGACTGGGACAAAATCACCAGTTCCCAGATTCTCCCTAGGAAGAGAAAAAGGTGCACAATACTTGCAATGTCCCAGCTTTCCTAAGGGCCATCCACAAGACTGACTTCTGTATAGCCTGTGTCAGAAAACTGAAGAGACATGGAATATGACAGACTTTAGCTACCTGaggtgagagagaagagagatagCAGTTTGGTCTAGAATTCACTATAAACCCTCCCCCTGACTTAACACAGCTAGCAGTAGAAAGCATTTTTCCTACAGCTTCTCCCTGGTGAAGGAAAAGATACACTGTGCTCACCTGGAGGCTGCCTGAGGAATTGATTCTAGTCTCCTTTGTTTTAGGAGCCTGATGGGACCCTGACATTCTCCAGATACCTGGGAGCTTCTGAAAAAAAGGCAAGTGGATTGTACTATCACCAGATTGAGAGGCCCACTTTTTCTAGCCAGGCTTATTAATGTCGGTCTTCTCCAGTACAAGGCCTGTTcatgaagaataaaatatgttGGTAGTTTGCCTATGTGCAGACATGAACACAGAAAGTCAAGGAAAAATGAAGTAAGTCCAGTTAACACACCCCTCCCCTTTACAAGAAAGTGACACTACAAAGTGGCCCTAATGAAATTAAGATATATGATTTACCTGAGAAAGGGTTCATTTAACTGTCATAAAGATGCTCACTCTagtctcctgtaatgcaggagacacaggttcgattcctgggtcgggaagatccgctgaagaaggaaatggcaacccactccactattcttgcctggagaatcccatggacagaggagcctggcaggctacagtcaatgggatctcaagagtcagacatgacttagtgactaaaccaccatctaGTCACAGAATAATACATGAACAAAGTGagaatttcagttttaaagaGTAACACACAGAAATAATTAATCAAAAAGCACAATCATTGCACTGAAAACTTCACTAGCTGGTCAAAGCAGCAGATTAAACAAAGGAAAGGATTGTataatttgaaaaaggaaattttcaaatttttcaaattgtataatttgaaaaattatttgaaataatttagtaaatggagcaaaaagaaaaataaataaaatatactattgaAAGTCTAAGGAATTTATGGGAAGTATCACATGGACCATATAGACCCTACAGAGATCCTAGAAGGACAAAAATATGAGAAATGATCTAAAAGATTTCTCAAAGAAAAACTGACTAAAAAGCCCCCAAATCTATCAAAGGATATGGATATCCAGAACCAGGAAACAATAAGGATATCAAATACAataattccaaagaaatccacagCAAGACACATGACAATCAGGTTATCAGAAGTCAgaattttttcctgaaatatagttgatgtacagtacTACATTAATTTCCAGCATACAAATATAAGGATTCAatttttttatagattatactccacttGAAGCTATTTTAAAACATTGGCTATATACTTCACCTGTATAATATATCCtggttgtttattcattttatacataCTGGTCTGCATCTCTTTAATCACCTGCTCCTGCATTGACCCTCACTGCTTTCCTCTCCCCACCAGTATCAATACTTTGGGCTCTGTATCTGTGagattgtttctgttttggtacattcatttttttcttttattttttatgttccaCATTTAaatgataacatacagtattatctttctttgtcttatttcactAAATATAATATTCTGTAGGAACAACCATAtatttgcaaatggcagaattccattctttttaatggctgggtaatatagTGTacctgggattcccaggtggtgctagtggtaaacaacctgcctttcaatgcaggaaacataagagacatgggtttgatctttgggttaggaagatcccttggagcagggcacagcaacctgtgccctgtattcttgcctggagaatcccatgtacagtgGAGacaggcaagctacagttcatagggttgcaacgagtcagataTGACCAAAGCAACTTTGCACCTATACATGCAATATACTGAACATATCACTgaccattaaatatatatatcatatatttttaatctatttaatctttgttactgaaaataattttgccATGAACGCTCAGTGGCATTAATCTTTTCTGACtactcttttcactttcttcagatatatacccattGTTGGGTcagatggtagttttatttttagtttattgaggAATCCCTGTACTTTTTTCCATAGTGGTTTCACCTTTACATTCCCTCCAGCAGGGTACCGGTGGGTTTCCTATTCTTCACATTCTAACAACATTTGATATTTGTGGGGGTTTTTTGATGACTGCCACTATAAAAAGTatgaagtaatatctcattgttctgatttgcatttctctcataattagtgatggttgagcatcttctcatgtgtctgTTGTgacctgtgtatcttctttggaaaattgtctattcagttcttttgtccattttttggttgggttgtttgggttttttgatactgagttgtatgagctgtttacatattttgtatattaactccTTTTGGTTATGTCATTTACAAATTtatctcccattcagtagataGCTTTTTCATTTCGTTAATGATCTTTATGGTGCAAAaccttttaactttaattaggtccattcattcatttttgcttttatttcttctgcctTAGGagacaaattcaaaaaaaaaaggtttatgcaGAAAGAGATTTCCATATGttatctaggagttttatggttttagatcttacacttagatctttaaatgattttgagtttatctttctaTGTAGCATGAGGaaatgttcatcagttcagttcagttcagtcactcagtcgtgtccgactctttgcgaccccatgaattgcagcaggccaagcctccctgtccatcaccatctcccacagttcactcagactcatgtccatcgagtcagtgatgccatccagccatctcaccctctgtcgtccccttctcctcctgcccccaatccctcccagaatcagagtcttttccaatgagtcaa includes:
- the LOC138427251 gene encoding olfactory receptor 8B3-like, whose amino-acid sequence is MALGNGSFMTQFILLGLTDQPDLQLPLFFLFLVMYMATVMGNLSLIILIGLSSHLHTPMYFFLFNLSFIDLCYSSVFTPKMLINIITKKIISYIGCMTQLYFFSFFGISECYVLTSMAYDCYYSPLLYNIAMSPKVCSSLMLGSYLMAVLDATTLITCMLRLTCDADTISHYLCDIYPLLQLSCTSTHILELEVFIMGGINIIVTSLTIFVSYGLILTNILHISSTEGRSKAFSTCSSHIIAVFLFFGSSAFMYLKPSSVSVDDGKISSVFYTNVVPMMNPLIYSLRNKDVKLALSKTLRMGKFRSEIMSVHMVTGQGDSV